The DNA region GGGTCAGGTGCCGCAGCCGCCGGCGTACCCGGTTGCGACAGACCGCCGAGCCGACGGTCTTGGAGACGACGAAACCGACCAGCGGCGCGCGACTCGCCGTGCTCTCGGCACCGGCGTGGTCGTCGATCGCAGGAGCGGCCGGCTCCCGGAACGCATGCACGACCAGGGTTCGGCGACCGGCGCGCACCCCAAGCCGCACGGTGCGTCGAAAGTCCTCCGACCGACGCATCCGCGCGTACGTGGGCAACACGGGCCGACCCCCGGATAGCCGGCTGTCAGGCAGACAGCTTGGCGCGGCCCTTGCGCCGGCGGGCGGCAAGGATGGCGCGACCGGAACGGGTCCGCATCCGGAGGCGGAATCCGTGGACCCGACTGCGGCGTCGATTGCTCGGCTGGAACGTGCGCTTGCTCACGGGAGGGCTCCCTATATCGTCTATCTGACCAAGGACTACCCGCATATACGGGCAGCAAACAGAGGTCACCGCACTGGCGGCGACCTTCTAACGGTACGGGGCCCACTCAACAGGGTCAAACTCGCCAAGGTCGATCCTGAGGATCTGCTGACACTGTCCAGCCGACACGCCGACGATAGCTAAACCGAGTCACAAAATTGTCACGAACGGGTTGCGGCACGCCGGTTGGCATTGCTACGTTCTCCCTCGCCCAGTGTTTCGTACGCCAACCTTCGCCACCAGACGCCCTTCGATCCATCCGATATCTC from Microlunatus phosphovorus NM-1 includes:
- the rnpA gene encoding ribonuclease P protein component produces the protein MLPTYARMRRSEDFRRTVRLGVRAGRRTLVVHAFREPAAPAIDDHAGAESTASRAPLVGFVVSKTVGSAVCRNRVRRRLRHLTRPHLSELSAGTTVVVRALPHAAAAGPDLSTDLDAAWASAMAKLRRR
- the rpmH gene encoding 50S ribosomal protein L34, which produces MSKRTFQPSNRRRSRVHGFRLRMRTRSGRAILAARRRKGRAKLSA